AATTCGACCAGCTTGGCCACGATTCTGCCGCCAATGCCCTGTCCGCGGAATTCGCTGTAAACCACCACGTCCTGGATGTAAGCATCGCTGCAGCCGTCGCTGATGGCGCGGCCCATGCCAACCAGCTTTCCGTTCAGACGGGCGGTCACGAAACAAAAGCTGTTGGCCACAATCCCTTGCACCGTGGTTAGATATTGGGGGTTATCGTCCGTCTGCCACCAGCCAGGATGGCGGTAGAGGGCCAAAATCTCGGCCGGATCGGCCTCTTTGACTATTCTTAACTCTATTTCCTCTTTCATGTCTTTCCTTCAGGGCAAATCTTACCATTATCAATATAACACCAATACCAATCTGTGGTAGATGCGTTTTTGTCAAGCCGCTTGCGACAAGGCGGGGGAAAGTTTTCGACAGGCACGGATCACATAAAGAGCGGATAAACAGTGCGTTTATGCTGGACATGATCGAGGCTAACTATGCCTGAAACAATGGTGTTGGGTCACATGAACGTCACCCTGGCTGGATTTCGCCCGGCTGTGTCACATCGAGGGCAGCGACCCTGGCAAAGGGATCTGGCGATGGTTTGAGGCATTTAGCTTGACAGCCTGAGGGTAAGAAAAAAAATGACACAACCATGTGCATCTCTAGCTCAGTTGGT
This sequence is a window from Candidatus Cloacimonadota bacterium. Protein-coding genes within it:
- a CDS encoding GNAT family N-acetyltransferase → MKEEIELRIVKEADPAEILALYRHPGWWQTDDNPQYLTTVQGIVANSFCFVTARLNGKLVGMGRAISDGCSDAYIQDVVVYSEFRGQGIGGRIVAKLVEFLRAKGIQWIGLISEPGHEDFYERLGFARMQDYTPMLLKME